A window of Aerococcus urinae contains these coding sequences:
- a CDS encoding Cna B-type domain-containing protein: MKKGFTALLLAIAMLIFSFMPTLVEAKELGPPIANQEVMAINEVNDQDQVTPSSESHKEVNSIEKKDTTSQVAGHVKEGGDQEPATLKENTQPVQATAVASDGAHAINPRATEEERPSTKTIQTKRVKEEEIPKNIEEPAEVILATEKARVDKLPDQAVDVGLRSAPTHHDDVITGVSVTKANGQKVNSAYQWMTIKVNMNFQLPDNTIKAGDITTIQLPKELVFKDTPDRFGVKDSTGAVVARGYVNPQSKTLTLSYTDYVEKHSGIKGTLFFSTRVDHTKEKKAKNIPLNFKIGNQLIFAGNIRWQGVKRAKAYPLQKDAWKSRLGDHIIQYRISINRKGQDIYNGVISDALVSEKVEYLKNSLRVYKGKWQWNDNKSDFDFNYGRNVTSQVKIIWGANDKDFKIHFGRLRPHEGLMITYRAQIDYRALDGEVIKNYVRLTGDGINNEEGISRYRYISAGGKAQGYVYQIKLIKSDQADPNKTLAGAKFKLIRNRTGALIGEYETNQAGEIVIKNLLRDAYTLKESQAPIGYQLDPRPVAIGAEDFDNPQKLAIKSITNKKVEEKLSIKVTKLWIGKMLNEVTVFLKADGEKIQEGKISVDTFWMHTFKNLAKFKSDGSPIEYTVEEAPVAGYRTDIRQKVAGDVSRGFIITNTEIPFRIPRREIKVTKAWLNSQGESLSAPVDKIEVELYRDGQATGKKLILSAENHWSGAFKDLPVYESIENSKAYEYSVKEVGEDKGSIQVAGKWFKVTHQGTMKDGFTILNQETPSWTPMTPPTRELKVTKNWVNARAEAFQAPIDKIEVELYRDGQATGKKLLLSAENHWVGAFKGLPVYESIENTKAYDYSIKEVGEDKGSIQVAGKWFKAIYQGTMKDGFAILNQETPTWTPMTPPTRELKVTKNWLNFQGESLSAPVDKLEVELYRDGQATGKKLLLSAENHWVGAFKGLPVYESIENTKAYEYSIKEVGEDKGSIQVAGKWFKAIYQGTMKDGFAILNQEIPSWTPMTPPTRELKVTKNWLNFQGESLSAPVDKLEVELYRDGQATGKKVTLSAENHWTGTFKNLPVYESIEKSKAYDYSIKEVGESKGSIQIAGQCFKVTYLGRMKDGFKVVNQAYLPEEPQTPPDKPNKPETPPVTPPDKPNKPETPPVTPPDKPKKPETPPVTPPDKPKKPETPPVTPPDKPKEPETLPTPPADKAKKADIPIKATEKVSHPADNPSHPAEKSLPAQKQVHKKADLPKTGLDSETQDWLALGLGAVFVGCLFAWLGKNNKSKR, encoded by the coding sequence ATGAAGAAGGGATTTACTGCTTTATTATTGGCAATAGCAATGTTAATTTTCAGTTTCATGCCGACCCTAGTAGAGGCTAAGGAGCTGGGACCGCCCATTGCTAATCAGGAAGTTATGGCAATAAATGAGGTAAATGATCAGGACCAGGTCACTCCAAGTTCTGAATCTCACAAAGAAGTAAATTCAATCGAGAAGAAGGACACGACGAGTCAAGTTGCTGGCCATGTGAAAGAAGGAGGCGACCAAGAACCAGCGACATTAAAGGAAAATACCCAACCAGTCCAAGCAACTGCAGTAGCTAGTGATGGTGCACATGCCATCAATCCTAGAGCGACTGAGGAAGAAAGACCTTCCACTAAAACGATCCAGACTAAGCGGGTCAAAGAAGAGGAAATTCCTAAAAATATCGAAGAGCCTGCGGAAGTCATACTTGCAACAGAAAAGGCTAGAGTAGACAAGCTGCCCGACCAGGCTGTTGATGTGGGGCTAAGAAGTGCCCCCACCCACCATGACGATGTGATTACAGGAGTAAGCGTGACCAAGGCAAATGGTCAGAAAGTCAATAGTGCCTACCAATGGATGACGATTAAGGTCAATATGAACTTTCAACTCCCGGATAATACCATTAAAGCGGGAGATATCACCACGATTCAGTTGCCTAAGGAGCTGGTCTTTAAAGATACCCCTGATCGCTTTGGAGTCAAGGATTCGACCGGAGCAGTGGTTGCTAGAGGTTATGTTAATCCACAATCCAAGACCCTTACCCTCTCCTACACCGACTATGTCGAAAAACATTCCGGGATCAAGGGAACCCTATTTTTCTCCACCCGGGTTGACCATACTAAGGAGAAGAAAGCCAAAAATATTCCTCTGAATTTTAAAATCGGTAACCAGCTGATCTTTGCTGGGAATATACGTTGGCAAGGGGTCAAACGAGCCAAAGCTTATCCTTTGCAAAAGGATGCCTGGAAAAGCCGACTAGGGGATCATATCATCCAGTATCGGATTTCTATTAATCGCAAGGGACAAGACATTTATAACGGGGTCATTTCAGATGCCTTAGTCAGCGAAAAAGTGGAATACCTCAAGAATAGTTTGCGCGTGTATAAGGGTAAGTGGCAGTGGAACGATAATAAAAGTGATTTTGATTTTAACTATGGGAGGAATGTGACCTCCCAAGTGAAGATTATTTGGGGAGCGAATGATAAAGACTTCAAGATTCACTTTGGTCGCTTAAGACCTCACGAAGGCCTGATGATTACCTATCGGGCCCAAATTGACTACCGAGCCCTTGACGGAGAAGTCATTAAAAATTACGTGCGACTTACTGGCGATGGGATTAACAATGAGGAAGGCATCAGTCGTTATCGCTATATTTCCGCTGGGGGTAAGGCCCAAGGCTATGTTTATCAAATTAAACTGATCAAGTCGGATCAAGCGGATCCCAATAAAACCTTAGCAGGCGCTAAATTTAAGCTGATTCGCAACCGTACTGGCGCCCTTATTGGTGAGTATGAGACCAACCAAGCGGGAGAAATAGTGATTAAAAATCTGCTAAGAGATGCCTACACCTTGAAGGAAAGTCAAGCACCAATCGGCTATCAATTGGATCCTCGTCCCGTAGCCATTGGGGCAGAAGACTTCGACAATCCACAAAAATTAGCCATAAAATCCATTACTAATAAAAAGGTAGAAGAAAAACTATCAATTAAAGTCACTAAGCTGTGGATAGGAAAGATGTTAAATGAGGTCACCGTTTTCTTAAAAGCAGACGGTGAAAAGATTCAAGAAGGCAAAATTTCAGTTGATACCTTTTGGATGCATACTTTTAAAAATCTAGCTAAATTCAAGTCAGACGGCAGTCCCATTGAGTATACCGTTGAAGAAGCCCCTGTGGCAGGATATCGGACGGATATCAGACAAAAAGTAGCTGGTGATGTCAGTCGAGGTTTCATAATTACCAACACCGAAATTCCATTCAGGATACCAAGACGAGAAATCAAAGTGACGAAAGCTTGGTTAAACTCCCAAGGCGAGTCACTAAGCGCGCCAGTTGATAAGATAGAAGTGGAACTTTATCGCGACGGTCAAGCCACTGGTAAGAAACTGATCTTGTCGGCGGAAAATCACTGGTCAGGAGCCTTCAAAGACCTGCCAGTTTATGAATCGATTGAAAATTCGAAAGCCTATGAATACAGCGTAAAAGAAGTGGGTGAAGATAAAGGATCGATCCAAGTCGCTGGCAAGTGGTTCAAGGTGACCCACCAAGGAACGATGAAGGATGGCTTCACCATTCTCAACCAAGAGACGCCATCCTGGACACCAATGACGCCTCCAACCAGAGAGCTTAAAGTGACGAAGAATTGGGTAAATGCCCGAGCTGAGGCATTTCAAGCTCCAATCGATAAAATTGAAGTGGAACTTTATCGTGACGGTCAAGCCACTGGTAAAAAACTGCTCTTGTCGGCAGAAAATCACTGGGTAGGCGCCTTTAAGGGACTACCAGTTTACGAATCGATAGAAAACACCAAAGCCTACGACTACAGTATTAAAGAAGTAGGTGAAGATAAAGGATCGATACAAGTCGCTGGCAAGTGGTTCAAAGCGATTTACCAAGGGACGATGAAGGATGGCTTCGCCATTCTCAACCAAGAGACACCAACCTGGACTCCTATGACCCCACCGACTCGAGAGCTTAAAGTGACGAAGAATTGGTTAAATTTCCAGGGCGAATCACTAAGCGCTCCAGTTGATAAACTCGAAGTAGAACTCTACCGCGACGGCCAAGCGACTGGTAAAAAACTGCTCTTGTCGGCAGAAAATCACTGGGTAGGCGCCTTTAAGGGACTACCAGTTTACGAATCGATAGAAAACACCAAAGCTTACGAATACAGTATTAAAGAAGTAGGTGAAGATAAGGGTTCGATACAAGTCGCTGGCAAGTGGTTCAAAGCGATTTACCAAGGGACGATGAAGGATGGCTTCGCCATTCTCAACCAAGAGATACCATCCTGGACACCAATGACGCCTCCAACCAGAGAGCTTAAAGTGACGAAGAATTGGTTAAATTTCCAAGGCGAGTCACTAAGCGCTCCAGTTGATAAACTCGAAGTAGAACTCTACCGCGACGGCCAAGCGACTGGTAAAAAAGTGACTTTGTCGGCGGAAAATCACTGGACAGGTACTTTCAAAAACCTCCCAGTTTACGAATCGATAGAAAAGTCCAAAGCCTACGACTACAGTATTAAAGAAGTAGGTGAATCCAAGGGATCGATACAAATCGCTGGACAGTGTTTTAAAGTGACTTACTTAGGAAGGATGAAGGACGGCTTCAAAGTAGTTAACCAAGCCTATCTTCCAGAAGAACCACAAACGCCACCGGATAAACCGAATAAGCCGGAAACACCACCTGTGACACCGCCAGACAAACCGAATAAGCCGGAAACACCACCTGTGACGCCACCGGACAAGCCAAAGAAGCCGGAAACGCCACCCGTGACACCGCCAGACAAACCGAAGAAGCCGGAAACGCCGCCTGTGACACCCCCGGACAAGCCAAAGGAACCGGAAACACTGCCCACGCCACCAGCTGATAAAGCGAAGAAAGCAGACATTCCAATAAAAGCCACAGAAAAAGTGAGCCATCCTGCCGACAATCCCTCCCACCCCGCTGAAAAATCACTTCCAGCTCAAAAACAAGTCCATAAAAAAGCGGACTTACCTAAGACTGGATTGGATAGTGAGACTCAGGATTGGCTAGCTTTAGGATTGGGAGCAGTCTTTGTGGGTTGTCTCTTTGCTTGGCTAGGTAAGAATAACAAATCCAAGCGCTGA
- a CDS encoding LytR/AlgR family response regulator transcription factor, producing the protein MKVLIVDDEQMARQELAYLVQEHDQVSQVKTADSIDQAVTMMLDEKPDILFLDIHLEGETGFDLAEKLKAVHNPPYLIFATAYDQYALEAFEANANDYILKPFEESKIHAAIDKYYQSLERANGQVDPDQESKRHEAIPIQSNDRVYLLRPEEIYLVSVQGHTLSIETYDKTYDMAGSLSAIEKKLPKDLFLRTHRSYLINIDQIQEIQPWFNQTYQVTLRNGSKVPVSRSYLKDFKDRLPIE; encoded by the coding sequence ATGAAAGTTTTGATTGTTGATGACGAACAAATGGCGCGCCAAGAGCTGGCCTACTTGGTCCAAGAACATGACCAGGTTAGCCAGGTAAAAACCGCCGACAGCATTGACCAAGCCGTCACCATGATGTTGGATGAAAAGCCCGATATCCTGTTTTTAGACATCCACCTCGAGGGCGAAACCGGCTTTGACCTGGCAGAAAAATTAAAGGCTGTCCATAACCCACCCTATCTCATCTTTGCCACAGCCTATGACCAATATGCCCTAGAGGCCTTTGAAGCCAATGCCAATGACTATATCTTGAAACCCTTTGAAGAGTCCAAGATCCATGCCGCCATCGATAAATACTACCAAAGCTTGGAACGGGCTAATGGCCAAGTCGACCCAGACCAGGAAAGTAAACGCCATGAGGCTATCCCCATCCAAAGTAATGACCGAGTCTACCTCCTCCGTCCCGAAGAAATCTACCTGGTTTCGGTCCAAGGCCATACCCTCAGTATCGAAACTTATGACAAGACCTATGACATGGCGGGCTCCTTAAGTGCCATCGAGAAGAAATTACCCAAGGACCTCTTTTTAAGAACCCACCGCTCCTACTTAATTAATATCGACCAGATCCAAGAAATCCAACCTTGGTTCAACCAAACCTACCAAGTGACCTTGAGAAACGGCAGTAAGGTGCCCGTTTCACGGTCTTATCTCAAAGATTTTAAGGACCGCCTGCCTATCGAATAA
- the lrgA gene encoding antiholin-like murein hydrolase modulator LrgA, whose product MDKKQNKKQEVKQANFLTQAGIFAVIMLISSYLSKLSPIPMPASVIGLILLFASLCLGIVKLEQVESLSQKLISILSFLFVPSGISLINSLGIMATSGVQIVFLVIFWTIMAMVFIGYIGEGVEWVRKKVANSQESSEGSYSYGNNASH is encoded by the coding sequence ATGGATAAGAAACAAAACAAAAAACAAGAGGTTAAGCAAGCCAACTTTCTAACCCAAGCGGGGATCTTTGCAGTGATTATGTTAATTTCATCCTATCTCTCCAAACTATCCCCTATTCCTATGCCCGCCTCAGTGATTGGTTTAATCTTACTTTTCGCCAGTCTCTGCCTAGGCATTGTCAAACTGGAACAAGTGGAAAGCTTATCACAAAAACTGATTTCGATCCTTTCCTTCCTCTTCGTCCCCTCCGGAATTTCCTTAATTAATTCCCTGGGGATTATGGCCACATCCGGCGTGCAAATTGTTTTCCTAGTCATCTTCTGGACCATCATGGCCATGGTATTCATCGGTTACATCGGTGAAGGAGTTGAATGGGTACGCAAGAAAGTGGCTAACTCACAAGAAAGCAGCGAAGGTTCTTACTCTTACGGTAATAACGCTAGCCACTAG
- a CDS encoding transglutaminase domain-containing protein: MKKRQVLALFFSMLLFLWGCDHKQALNWVEDQLVDREEVTSQVIEESETKPVESASGEGSQPTSGKAQQEKNSQQKGRPQAPSKQEVIQQFKEAPLAGEVKEANYADLLPIVQRQLEQGTYQFVVDVTAPQASGSALFERMRQDLYGTYYGIVLDYANAYSYQASPNKLKVLLTFRLHHDAAADQAIRDYARNFASQIQGKSDHEKVRLIHDAIIDKAHYHLGEGNDVQGVSIYSPACILSKGTGVCQAYAGLFQMMCDESGVKSLARTGIAYQHADKNQPIDHAWNLVQVNGQWLGVDTTWDDPVDLNNPQADFKRYDYFLVDLSDTHFADDKIR; encoded by the coding sequence ATGAAAAAGAGACAAGTTTTGGCCCTATTTTTCAGCATGCTGCTTTTTTTGTGGGGCTGTGACCATAAGCAAGCTCTCAACTGGGTAGAAGACCAACTGGTTGATCGAGAAGAAGTGACTAGCCAAGTCATAGAAGAGAGTGAAACCAAGCCGGTCGAATCTGCTTCTGGAGAGGGGAGCCAGCCAACTTCTGGAAAAGCTCAGCAAGAGAAGAATTCTCAGCAGAAAGGCCGGCCTCAAGCGCCGTCTAAGCAGGAAGTCATCCAGCAATTTAAAGAGGCTCCCCTAGCTGGCGAGGTAAAGGAAGCGAACTATGCCGACCTCTTGCCGATTGTTCAAAGGCAATTAGAGCAGGGCACCTATCAATTTGTGGTTGATGTGACCGCGCCTCAAGCCAGTGGTTCAGCTCTCTTTGAACGTATGCGCCAAGACTTATATGGCACTTATTACGGGATTGTCCTGGACTATGCTAATGCTTATTCCTATCAGGCCAGTCCTAATAAGCTCAAGGTCTTACTGACCTTCCGTCTCCACCATGACGCTGCTGCTGACCAGGCCATCCGTGACTATGCCCGTAACTTTGCTAGTCAGATCCAGGGCAAGAGCGACCATGAAAAGGTCCGCCTCATCCATGATGCCATTATTGACAAAGCCCACTACCACCTGGGTGAGGGGAATGATGTCCAGGGCGTGTCGATTTATTCGCCGGCCTGCATTCTCTCCAAAGGTACTGGGGTCTGCCAGGCCTATGCCGGACTCTTTCAAATGATGTGTGATGAAAGTGGGGTCAAGTCACTGGCCCGGACGGGAATTGCCTATCAACATGCTGATAAGAACCAGCCCATCGACCACGCCTGGAACTTGGTCCAAGTCAATGGTCAGTGGCTGGGGGTAGATACAACTTGGGATGATCCCGTGGACCTCAATAATCCCCAAGCTGACTTCAAGCGGTATGATTACTTCCTAGTGGACTTGTCTGATACCCACTTTGCTGACGATAAGATACGTTAG
- a CDS encoding PspC domain-containing protein — protein sequence MDFQGKRLYRKKYDRTFLGVCGGLGEYFNVDPVIFRIIFVALFLGGSVGFWMYLLMALIIPEEPDPQE from the coding sequence ATGGATTTTCAAGGCAAACGTTTGTATCGTAAAAAGTATGACCGCACCTTCCTAGGGGTATGTGGTGGTCTGGGGGAATATTTCAATGTTGACCCAGTCATCTTTAGAATCATCTTCGTTGCCCTTTTCTTAGGTGGGTCAGTTGGATTCTGGATGTACTTATTGATGGCTTTAATTATTCCTGAAGAACCCGATCCACAAGAATAA
- a CDS encoding MFS transporter, with amino-acid sequence MKTETEQQGLPWLPLMVMLGLVLLAIISELLPSGLLVQMGDDLGVDYGTVSYLVGGYALPAGLLAIPMTQVVTKFDRRPLLLVLTCGFALSNFLVFLAPNFPLAFMGRLIGGASAGTFWSMLGPYAMDMVSSENRGKAGTIALAGSPIGISLGLPLWTRLGQVAGWRIAFLATALAFAVLGILAWRILPSIPGQASDSRIKPTDVLKKPGFRVAILVVFLMVMAEYSVYVYIQLISDRLGLALQSSQIFFGVGALLAVWIVARLIDSHLKHLMQGALLAGAIAMFVFLALSGHPVLGLGAMVLWGMSFGPISSLLQNSVIRQVDKGHDVAMSIQTTVFDLSIMGASVMGASLYQGLGLAANLLIAMLLFLVAALVVTVFRQYYK; translated from the coding sequence ATGAAAACAGAGACAGAACAGCAGGGTTTGCCCTGGCTACCCTTGATGGTGATGCTGGGGTTAGTCTTATTAGCTATTATTTCGGAATTATTACCTTCCGGCCTCTTAGTGCAAATGGGGGATGACCTGGGGGTAGATTATGGGACGGTGTCCTACCTGGTGGGAGGCTATGCCTTACCGGCAGGTCTCTTAGCGATCCCTATGACCCAGGTGGTGACCAAGTTTGACCGCCGGCCGCTCTTATTAGTGTTAACTTGTGGCTTTGCCTTGTCGAACTTTCTCGTCTTCTTGGCTCCTAACTTTCCCCTGGCCTTTATGGGACGCTTGATTGGTGGGGCCAGTGCTGGAACATTTTGGTCCATGTTGGGCCCCTATGCCATGGATATGGTTTCCAGCGAAAACCGGGGCAAGGCCGGGACAATTGCTTTGGCGGGGTCTCCGATTGGGATTTCTCTCGGTTTGCCGCTTTGGACCCGTCTCGGTCAAGTAGCGGGCTGGCGGATCGCCTTTTTAGCGACTGCTTTAGCTTTTGCTGTTTTAGGAATCTTGGCTTGGCGAATTCTCCCTTCCATTCCAGGACAGGCTAGCGACAGCCGGATCAAACCGACGGATGTCTTGAAGAAACCAGGTTTTCGTGTGGCTATTTTAGTGGTCTTTTTGATGGTGATGGCTGAATACAGTGTCTATGTTTATATCCAATTGATTAGTGATCGCCTGGGTCTGGCCCTGCAAAGCTCTCAAATCTTCTTTGGCGTCGGAGCCCTATTAGCGGTTTGGATTGTGGCTCGTTTGATTGACTCCCACTTGAAGCACTTAATGCAAGGGGCTCTTTTAGCGGGAGCTATCGCCATGTTTGTCTTCCTAGCCCTCTCTGGCCACCCGGTCCTTGGACTAGGAGCCATGGTACTTTGGGGGATGAGTTTTGGTCCCATTTCTTCTCTCTTACAGAATTCGGTGATTCGTCAAGTGGACAAGGGCCATGACGTGGCCATGTCCATTCAAACCACGGTCTTTGACCTCTCCATTATGGGGGCCAGTGTCATGGGCGCTTCCCTCTACCAAGGCCTAGGCTTAGCAGCTAACCTCTTAATAGCTATGCTACTCTTCCTGGTAGCTGCCCTTGTGGTTACCGTCTTTAGACAATATTATAAATAG
- the rsmG gene encoding 16S rRNA (guanine(527)-N(7))-methyltransferase RsmG, with protein MNPEEFKAALALQGIDLTDLQMQQFENYYQLLVSWNEKINLTAITDRDEVYLKHFYDSLTLAFSLETDLTGKKLVDVGSGAGFPSIPLKIAFPQLQVSIVDSLNKRIKFIETVTEELGLTGVLAYHNRAEDFGQNKAFRGQFDLATARAVARLSVLSEYCLPLVKKGGLFVAMKAAKADEEIADAKKAIATLGGKFSQDLALELPGQAGERHLLVIEKRKETPNKYPRKAGLPNKKPIS; from the coding sequence ATGAACCCTGAAGAATTTAAGGCAGCCCTGGCTCTGCAAGGGATTGATCTGACGGATTTACAAATGCAACAATTTGAGAACTACTACCAACTGCTGGTATCCTGGAATGAAAAGATTAACCTCACGGCCATTACCGACCGTGATGAAGTGTATTTGAAACACTTTTATGATTCCCTGACCCTGGCCTTTAGCTTGGAAACCGATTTGACGGGCAAAAAGTTGGTTGACGTGGGATCGGGAGCGGGTTTTCCGAGCATCCCGCTCAAGATTGCTTTTCCCCAATTACAGGTCAGCATTGTTGACAGCTTGAACAAGCGGATTAAATTTATTGAAACCGTGACGGAAGAACTGGGACTAACAGGCGTTTTGGCCTACCATAACCGGGCCGAAGATTTTGGTCAAAATAAGGCCTTCCGCGGGCAATTTGACCTAGCCACCGCCCGGGCAGTCGCACGCTTGAGCGTTTTAAGTGAATACTGCCTACCCCTAGTGAAAAAAGGCGGCCTCTTTGTGGCCATGAAAGCAGCCAAGGCGGATGAAGAAATCGCTGATGCTAAGAAGGCTATTGCGACCTTAGGCGGCAAGTTTAGCCAAGACTTGGCCTTAGAACTCCCAGGCCAAGCCGGCGAACGCCATCTCCTAGTCATTGAAAAACGCAAAGAAACCCCTAATAAATACCCCCGCAAGGCCGGTTTACCCAATAAGAAACCCATTTCGTAA
- a CDS encoding sensor histidine kinase, whose product MGLTYLGELFILMMERVGLIVLLAVLLVHFTYFKKLLVQRNSPKRMLSLIILFGFFAILSNLVGIQITSDGLKYSGLLTQISPNSSIANTRSLAIGVSGFVGGPWVGSAVGLIAGVHRFFQGNGSNAFYMVSSPLIGFLAGYAGKKSSSSNAYAPFIKPIKGSLVAVGLECIQLLFIGIFSREGWPLVQLIALPMILLNSVGTFIFLSTIVNTLIQEEQARAVQTHDVLALTMQTLPYLRSGLEGLKGEKAQELATMIKASTKVSAVSLTNQSKILAHVGAGIDHHFPSHDVITELSREVIESGQMRIAHSKSEIGCTHPDCPLEAAIVVPLKSNQQVLGSMKLYFTNPSQLSYVEEQLARGLGAIFSMQLELGEAQLQSKLLQDAEIKSLQAQVNPHFFFNTINTILAVMRFDHDRARQLLLQLTTYFRHNLQASRQTKIPVEKELEHLYAYLSLNDARFPDRYHIELDMPEALNQYLLPPLCIQVLVENAIRHAFPDKKDNNTVVIEIKKLDDKLEIVVADNGVGIEEDQLQRLGKESVESKEGTGTALENLARRIENLYGDKGSFQAANRSTGGARFTLTFPLELANKED is encoded by the coding sequence ATGGGACTGACGTATCTCGGTGAACTTTTTATTCTCATGATGGAAAGGGTCGGTTTGATTGTTCTCTTAGCCGTCCTCTTAGTTCATTTCACCTATTTTAAGAAATTACTGGTACAAAGAAATTCGCCTAAGCGAATGTTATCTTTAATTATTTTGTTTGGCTTTTTTGCCATTCTCTCGAACTTAGTCGGAATTCAAATTACTTCAGACGGTCTCAAGTATTCTGGCTTGCTGACTCAGATTTCTCCTAATTCATCCATTGCGAACACCCGGTCCCTAGCCATTGGGGTGTCCGGTTTTGTCGGTGGACCCTGGGTGGGGAGCGCGGTCGGTTTAATCGCTGGTGTTCACCGCTTCTTCCAAGGTAATGGATCCAACGCTTTTTATATGGTTTCTTCACCCCTGATCGGTTTTCTAGCCGGTTACGCGGGCAAAAAATCTTCCTCCAGCAATGCCTACGCCCCCTTCATCAAGCCCATCAAAGGATCACTAGTCGCAGTGGGCTTAGAGTGTATTCAACTGCTCTTTATCGGAATCTTCTCTCGGGAAGGCTGGCCTCTGGTCCAATTAATCGCCCTGCCGATGATTCTCTTAAACAGTGTCGGAACCTTTATCTTCCTCTCAACGATTGTCAATACCCTGATCCAGGAAGAACAAGCTCGGGCCGTCCAAACCCACGATGTCCTCGCCCTAACCATGCAAACCCTGCCCTACTTGCGGTCAGGTCTGGAAGGGCTCAAAGGGGAGAAAGCTCAAGAACTAGCTACCATGATCAAGGCCTCCACCAAGGTTTCGGCGGTCTCTTTGACCAACCAAAGCAAAATCCTGGCCCATGTGGGAGCGGGGATCGACCACCACTTTCCCAGCCACGATGTGATTACTGAGCTGTCCCGGGAGGTCATTGAATCGGGACAGATGCGGATTGCCCACAGTAAGAGCGAAATTGGCTGTACCCACCCTGACTGTCCCCTAGAGGCTGCCATTGTGGTACCCTTGAAATCCAACCAACAAGTCCTCGGCTCCATGAAGCTCTACTTTACTAATCCCAGCCAGCTCTCCTATGTGGAAGAGCAACTAGCCCGTGGTTTAGGGGCGATCTTCTCCATGCAGCTGGAACTTGGGGAAGCCCAACTACAAAGCAAATTGCTTCAAGACGCCGAAATCAAGTCCTTACAAGCTCAAGTTAACCCCCACTTTTTCTTTAATACCATTAATACTATCCTAGCGGTGATGCGCTTTGACCATGATCGGGCTCGGCAGTTACTGCTCCAACTGACCACCTACTTCCGCCATAATCTCCAAGCCAGCCGGCAAACCAAGATCCCGGTGGAAAAGGAATTGGAACACCTCTATGCCTACCTGTCCTTAAATGACGCCCGTTTTCCTGACCGCTACCATATTGAACTGGACATGCCCGAAGCCCTCAATCAATACCTCCTTCCCCCGCTCTGTATCCAGGTCCTGGTGGAAAATGCGATCCGCCACGCCTTTCCCGACAAGAAGGACAATAATACTGTGGTCATTGAAATTAAGAAGCTGGACGACAAACTAGAAATTGTGGTCGCAGACAATGGTGTCGGCATTGAGGAAGACCAACTTCAACGCCTGGGTAAGGAAAGTGTCGAATCCAAGGAAGGAACTGGAACGGCCTTAGAGAACCTGGCAAGACGGATTGAGAACCTTTACGGCGACAAAGGCAGCTTCCAAGCCGCTAACCGCTCAACCGGTGGTGCTCGATTTACCCTGACTTTTCCCTTAGAATTAGCTAACAAGGAGGACTAA
- the lrgB gene encoding antiholin-like protein LrgB encodes MSPYLGIVISFVAFGIGTWLYNRFNHFFLFTPLFVAMILGIGFLVVTGIPYEAYQSGGKVIMFFLEPATIAFAIPLYKQRKLLVKYWKQIAIMLVGGMALSLVSLGIMAKLIHMDNSIIAALLPQPATTAIALPIAESLGGISSITAAAVIFNAVIVSAVGKGLLEWLHIEDPVARGLALGTAGHTIGAAVGLEMGETEGAMASVAMVVVSVLTVFVVPMIAPLFGI; translated from the coding sequence ATGTCACCCTATTTAGGAATTGTTATTTCATTTGTTGCCTTTGGAATTGGGACTTGGTTATACAATCGGTTTAACCATTTCTTCCTCTTTACCCCACTCTTTGTCGCTATGATTTTAGGGATCGGTTTCTTAGTCGTCACCGGCATCCCTTATGAAGCTTATCAATCCGGTGGAAAGGTGATCATGTTCTTCCTAGAACCAGCCACCATCGCTTTTGCCATTCCACTCTATAAACAAAGAAAATTACTGGTTAAATACTGGAAACAAATCGCTATTATGTTAGTTGGTGGGATGGCCCTTTCCTTGGTATCGCTAGGAATCATGGCCAAGTTAATCCATATGGATAACTCAATCATTGCCGCCCTCTTACCTCAACCAGCGACTACCGCTATTGCCCTACCGATCGCAGAATCCTTAGGCGGTATCTCCTCCATCACTGCAGCAGCCGTGATCTTTAACGCCGTGATCGTTTCCGCTGTCGGTAAAGGCCTGCTCGAATGGCTCCATATCGAAGATCCCGTTGCCCGTGGTCTTGCCTTAGGGACAGCCGGACACACCATCGGAGCAGCCGTTGGTTTAGAAATGGGTGAAACCGAAGGCGCTATGGCATCCGTTGCCATGGTCGTAGTCAGCGTCTTGACCGTCTTCGTTGTCCCCATGATCGCACCGCTCTTTGGTATCTAA